The segment GGGTTTCGGCGAATCGCCCGATCCCGACGCTCTCGCGCGCGGCGAGGCCCTGGCCGCCACCATCGCGGAGTTGGGGATCGCCGTTTCCGGACCCAACTGCCTGGGCAACTTCAACGGCGGCGCTCGCTTCGTCACCATGACAGACAACCGCCCGCAACGCACCGAGCCCGGTCCCATCGCCATCGTCGGGCAGTCCGGCGGCCTCGTGATGGCGCTCAAGCGCACCCTCGAAGAGCGCGGCATGGACGTGGGCTACATCGTCACCAGCGGCAACGAGGCTGGCCTCAAGACCGGAGACTACCTCGAGTACTTCGCCGCCGATCCCCAGACCCGTATGATCGTCTCCTACCTGGAAGCCGTGCGCGAACCAGAGAAGTTCCTGGCCGCCTGCCGTGCCGCGAAGGCGGCCGGCAAGCCGGTGATCGTGGTCAAGCTCGGCACCTCGGACAACGGGCGGGCAGCCGCCCTGGCCCACACCGGTGCGCTGGCCGGTTCCATCGCCGCCTTCGATGCCATCGCGGGCGCCGCCGGGACGGTCCGCGTCGCTACCCTGGACGACGTGGTTGAGATGGCGGAGTACCTGCTGCACACGCGGCTGCCCAAGGGCGAGGGCTTGGGGGCCATCACCTTCTCCGGCGGTCTGCGGGGCGTGCTGCTGGACCAGGCCGCGGCCAACGGCCTGTTCTTTCCGCCTCTTGCCGCGAAAACAGAGAATCGGCTTGAGAAGCTGCTCGGGGTCGGCACGGTCGTCGGCAACCCGCTCGATTCCGGTTTCGCAGCGCTGTCGAGCCGCGAGACCTACATCCGCTGCGTCGAGGCCATGCTCGACGACCCTGGAGTCGACACGCTGCTCCTGCAGGAGGAGCTGTTGCGGGCTCCAGAGGGCGGCAACAAGGAAGCCAACATGCAGGCCGTGAACGCGCTGGCGGCAAGGGCGAGGAAACCCATCGCCTTCGTCACCATGATTTCCCACGGCCTGAACGACTATGCCCGTGAACTGCGCGACGGCCTGCGCAACGTCGCGTTCATGCAGGAAGCGGACAAGTCGTTGCGCGCGGTCCGCTCCATCATCTCCTACGCCTTGCGCGCCAATGCCGATACGGATCCGAAGCGGACCGCGGCAAACGCACCTCCCTTGGCGGTCCGCAAGCTGCTTGAACGCGCCAGCCGTGGGCCGGGTCCGACGCCGCTGTCGGAAATCGATTCCAAGGCGCTGCTCCGGGCCTACGGGTTGCGGACACCGAAGGAGCGGTTGGCCCGAAGCGCGACCGAGGCGGCGCGCATCGCCCGCGAGATCGGGTTGCCCGTGGTGCTGAAGGCGACGGGCGCGGAGTTGACGCACAAATCGGACGCCGGCGGCGTATTGCTCGACAACCGGACCCTGAGCGCCGTACGCCAAGGCTATGCTGTCATCATGCGGAACGTCGCGCGCAAGGCCAGGGGAATCGCCATCGACGGCGTGCTGGTGGCTGAGCAGGTGGCCGGGGAACTGGAGTTGGTCATCGGCGCCGCGCGCGATCCGGAAATGGGTGCCATGGTCATGTTCGGCTCCGGCGGGGTGGCGCTGGAGCTGTATCGCGACGTGGCCTTTGCCGCCCCTACCCTGGATGAGGCCGGCGCCGATGAATTGATCACGC is part of the Deltaproteobacteria bacterium genome and harbors:
- a CDS encoding acetate--CoA ligase family protein gives rise to the protein MSSGKARSSQPAPNPRPDVQALLNPRNVVIVGATDKPGNWPQRCARNLARYGYAGAVYPLNPGREEVWGTRCYRSYAELPEQPDHLAVFVPAPFVEETLREGTAAGARSATVVSAGFGESPDPDALARGEALAATIAELGIAVSGPNCLGNFNGGARFVTMTDNRPQRTEPGPIAIVGQSGGLVMALKRTLEERGMDVGYIVTSGNEAGLKTGDYLEYFAADPQTRMIVSYLEAVREPEKFLAACRAAKAAGKPVIVVKLGTSDNGRAAALAHTGALAGSIAAFDAIAGAAGTVRVATLDDVVEMAEYLLHTRLPKGEGLGAITFSGGLRGVLLDQAAANGLFFPPLAAKTENRLEKLLGVGTVVGNPLDSGFAALSSRETYIRCVEAMLDDPGVDTLLLQEELLRAPEGGNKEANMQAVNALAARARKPIAFVTMISHGLNDYARELRDGLRNVAFMQEADKSLRAVRSIISYALRANADTDPKRTAANAPPLAVRKLLERASRGPGPTPLSEIDSKALLRAYGLRTPKERLARSATEAARIAREIGLPVVLKATGAELTHKSDAGGVLLDNRTLSAVRQGYAVIMRNVARKARGIAIDGVLVAEQVAGELELVIGAARDPEMGAMVMFGSGGVALELYRDVAFAAPTLDEAGADELITRTRAARLIDGYRGAPALDRKALVKALMAVSRLACDLGDRLESIDLNPFVLRRRGGVALDALVVLAGAGRDGEGS